A window from Variovorax sp. PBL-E5 encodes these proteins:
- a CDS encoding GNAT family N-acetyltransferase, with amino-acid sequence MVDITVSNHPDKHRYEAFIDGVLAGYCEYNLLDGAIMFTHTEVLPEREGLGVASSLARHVLDDARARGLQVIPVCQFIAGWIHKHHEYADLVRPDVQRAFKI; translated from the coding sequence ATGGTCGACATCACCGTCTCCAACCATCCCGACAAGCACCGCTACGAAGCCTTCATCGACGGTGTGCTGGCGGGCTACTGCGAATACAACCTGCTCGACGGGGCCATCATGTTCACCCACACCGAGGTGCTGCCCGAGCGCGAGGGCCTGGGCGTCGCTTCCAGCCTGGCGCGGCATGTGCTCGACGATGCGCGCGCGCGGGGCTTGCAGGTGATCCCGGTCTGCCAGTTCATCGCCGGCTGGATCCACAAGCACCACGAATACGCCGACCTCGTGCGGCCGGACGTGCAGCGCGCCTTCAAGATCTGA
- a CDS encoding thiolase family protein yields MTKSTVAVLGTFQTEFRKQHLAHTFVEQTQLAAVGALADAGMTPDDIDAVVFALAPTFFMGVADANKWAVDSIFAQGKPGFRVHTGGATGGSAIQAAYNLVRAGLFRSVLIVGAERIAETPDAQKVLNLIFDVFYERDIPLSTNTSAALWAQRYLHRYGHTQEDLARVVVRARRNASRNPFAHLKTQVTVEEVMASPMISYPLKLYEVCPRSSGSAAMVVGNLDMARRFQSRPAFINGVASRTTTHWFGDRMTPTADSDFFDFDVVATASRNCYAQAGIRSPIDEIQAVELYDPYSITAAVQLERLGFCSPGTALKLEREGHWDVEGGELPVNPSGGTLCTNPIAIAGLVRGIDAANQIMNKAGEMQVRNVKNTLSSSVGGIGQFYNCTIFGNEPFDHGGHKP; encoded by the coding sequence ATGACGAAATCGACCGTCGCCGTGCTCGGCACGTTCCAGACCGAGTTCAGGAAGCAGCACCTCGCGCATACCTTCGTCGAACAGACCCAGCTCGCCGCGGTCGGCGCGCTCGCTGATGCCGGCATGACGCCGGACGACATCGACGCCGTGGTGTTCGCACTGGCACCCACCTTCTTCATGGGGGTCGCGGATGCGAACAAGTGGGCGGTGGATTCCATCTTCGCGCAGGGCAAGCCGGGCTTTCGCGTCCACACGGGCGGCGCCACCGGCGGCTCCGCGATCCAGGCGGCCTACAACCTGGTTCGCGCGGGCCTGTTCCGTTCCGTGCTGATCGTGGGCGCGGAGCGGATCGCGGAAACGCCGGATGCGCAGAAGGTGCTCAACCTGATCTTCGACGTCTTCTACGAGCGGGACATTCCGCTGTCCACGAACACCTCCGCCGCGCTGTGGGCGCAACGGTATCTGCACCGCTACGGCCACACCCAGGAGGACCTGGCACGGGTGGTCGTGCGAGCGCGCCGCAACGCGTCGCGCAATCCCTTCGCTCATCTGAAGACGCAGGTCACGGTCGAGGAAGTCATGGCCTCGCCGATGATTTCCTACCCGCTCAAGCTCTACGAGGTCTGTCCCAGGTCGTCCGGCAGCGCAGCGATGGTGGTCGGCAACCTCGACATGGCGCGGCGCTTCCAGTCCCGCCCCGCATTCATCAATGGCGTCGCGAGCCGCACGACGACGCACTGGTTCGGCGACCGGATGACGCCGACGGCCGATTCGGATTTCTTCGACTTCGACGTGGTCGCCACGGCCTCCCGGAATTGCTACGCGCAGGCGGGCATTCGATCGCCCATCGACGAGATCCAGGCCGTCGAGCTGTATGACCCCTACAGCATCACCGCCGCGGTTCAGCTGGAACGACTCGGTTTCTGCAGCCCGGGGACGGCGTTGAAGCTGGAGCGGGAGGGCCACTGGGATGTCGAAGGCGGAGAACTGCCGGTGAATCCTTCGGGCGGAACGCTGTGCACCAATCCGATCGCGATCGCGGGCCTGGTGCGGGGCATCGATGCCGCCAACCAGATCATGAACAAGGCCGGCGAGATGCAGGTGCGCAATGTCAAGAACACGCTTTCAAGCTCGGTGGGCGGTATCGGGCAGTTCTACAACTGCACGATCTTCGGCAACGAGCCATTCGATCACGGAGGTCACAAGCCATGA
- a CDS encoding AMP-binding protein → MAYADLSGRLAEGLNACIECCDRHVGANRLALQWESQDGRSESYTFDQLQALSARFANFLQARGVQPGDTVAGLLTRRPELLITILGTWRAGAVYQPLFTAFGSKAIEHRVTTSGAKLIVTDSANRSKLDEIDVLPPVAVTDAQGAAQRPHDLAFWPALDAQTAVFAPVLRSADDAFLTMFTSGTTGAAKSLTVPLRAIAAFVGYMRDAIDLRPEDSFWNIADPGWAYGLYYAVTGPLAMGHATLFYDGGFSVESLVRVARKYGVTNLAGSPTAFRLLIAAGPEALSPLKGQLRAVSSAGEPLNPEVIRWFGEHLDVVIHDHYGQTELGMVLCNHHALAHPVHLGAAGFAVPGHRVVVIDDAGNELKAGVPGNLALDVKRSPLLWFRGYANAPTPSLGERYYVTGDTAELNEDGSISFVGRADDVITSSGYRIGPFDVESALIEHPAVIEAAVVGKPDPERTEIVKAFVVLHPGHEPNEALAEALKQHVRHRLSAHAYPREIAFVEALPKTPSGKVQRFILRNQEIAALRGGR, encoded by the coding sequence ATGGCTTATGCCGATCTCTCCGGTCGCCTGGCCGAGGGGCTGAACGCCTGCATCGAATGCTGCGACCGCCACGTCGGCGCGAACCGGCTGGCCCTGCAATGGGAAAGCCAGGACGGCCGCAGCGAAAGCTACACCTTCGACCAGCTGCAGGCGCTGTCTGCGCGCTTCGCCAATTTCCTGCAGGCGCGCGGCGTGCAGCCCGGCGACACCGTGGCCGGGCTGCTGACGCGCCGGCCCGAACTGCTGATCACGATCCTCGGCACCTGGCGCGCGGGCGCGGTGTACCAGCCGCTCTTCACCGCCTTCGGATCGAAGGCCATCGAGCACCGCGTGACGACCTCGGGCGCGAAGCTGATCGTGACCGATTCGGCGAACCGGTCCAAGCTCGACGAGATCGACGTGCTGCCGCCGGTGGCGGTGACCGATGCGCAAGGCGCGGCGCAGCGCCCGCACGACCTCGCGTTCTGGCCCGCGCTCGATGCCCAGACAGCCGTCTTCGCGCCGGTCCTGCGCAGCGCCGACGATGCCTTCCTGACGATGTTCACCTCGGGCACCACCGGCGCGGCGAAATCGCTCACGGTGCCGCTGCGCGCCATCGCCGCCTTCGTCGGCTACATGCGCGACGCCATCGACCTGCGGCCGGAAGACAGCTTCTGGAACATCGCCGATCCGGGCTGGGCCTACGGCCTCTACTACGCAGTGACGGGTCCGCTGGCGATGGGCCATGCGACGCTGTTCTACGACGGCGGCTTCAGCGTCGAGAGCCTGGTGCGGGTGGCGCGCAAATATGGCGTGACGAACCTCGCGGGTTCGCCCACGGCCTTCCGTCTCCTGATCGCGGCCGGGCCCGAGGCGCTGAGCCCGCTCAAGGGGCAGCTGCGCGCCGTCAGCAGCGCGGGCGAGCCGCTCAACCCGGAAGTCATCCGCTGGTTCGGCGAACACCTCGATGTCGTGATCCACGACCACTACGGCCAGACCGAGCTGGGCATGGTGCTGTGCAACCACCATGCGTTGGCGCATCCGGTGCACCTCGGCGCGGCGGGCTTCGCGGTGCCGGGCCATCGCGTCGTGGTGATCGACGACGCAGGCAACGAACTGAAGGCCGGCGTGCCGGGCAACCTCGCGCTCGATGTCAAGCGCTCGCCGCTGCTCTGGTTCAGGGGCTATGCGAACGCGCCGACGCCGTCGCTGGGCGAACGCTACTACGTGACCGGCGACACCGCCGAGCTGAACGAGGACGGCAGCATCAGCTTCGTCGGCCGCGCGGACGATGTGATCACCTCGTCCGGCTATCGCATCGGGCCTTTCGACGTCGAGAGCGCGCTGATCGAGCATCCTGCGGTGATCGAAGCCGCGGTGGTGGGCAAGCCGGATCCCGAGCGCACCGAGATCGTCAAGGCCTTCGTCGTGCTGCATCCCGGCCACGAGCCCAACGAGGCGCTGGCCGAGGCGCTCAAGCAGCACGTGCGCCACCGCCTGTCGGCGCATGCCTATCCGCGCGAGATCGCCTTCGTCGAGGCGCTGCCCAAGACGCCGAGCGGCAAGGTCCAGCGCTTCATCCTGCGCAACCAGGAGATTGCCGCGCTTCGCGGCGGCCGCTAG
- a CDS encoding phosphatidylglycerophosphatase A family protein — MPRPSLRFLLSHPAHLIALGFGSGLSRFAPGTVGTLWAWVAFLVMQRWLSSAVIGWVILVSVPIGWWACTVTAHHMNVADPGAIVWDEVAAFWLVLWLVMPAGLLAQTIAFALFRFFDAAKPGPVAWADQLFKQRDATSETMRWTAAGFGILFDDFVAAFCALLVIALWRAW, encoded by the coding sequence ATGCCCCGCCCCTCGCTGCGCTTCCTGCTCTCGCATCCCGCGCACCTCATCGCACTCGGTTTCGGCTCCGGCCTGTCGCGCTTCGCGCCGGGCACCGTGGGCACGCTGTGGGCCTGGGTCGCGTTCCTTGTCATGCAGCGCTGGCTCTCGAGCGCGGTGATCGGCTGGGTGATCCTGGTGTCGGTGCCCATCGGCTGGTGGGCCTGCACGGTGACGGCGCACCACATGAACGTGGCCGACCCGGGCGCCATCGTCTGGGACGAGGTGGCGGCCTTCTGGCTGGTGCTGTGGCTGGTGATGCCGGCCGGCTTGCTGGCACAGACCATCGCCTTCGCGCTGTTCCGCTTCTTCGATGCCGCCAAGCCCGGGCCGGTGGCCTGGGCCGACCAGCTCTTCAAGCAGCGCGATGCGACATCCGAAACGATGCGCTGGACCGCCGCGGGCTTCGGCATCCTCTTCGACGATTTCGTGGCGGCGTTCTGCGCGCTGCTGGTGATCGCGCTCTGGCGCGCATGGTGA
- a CDS encoding CinA family protein — MEQEHDTPALVLRLAELLQQKRWMLATAESCTGGLIAGACTDLAGSSAWFERGFVSYSNEAKSELLGVDAALIAAHGAVSEAVARAMAAGAIAHSKAQVALAVTGVAGPSGGTADKPVGTVWFGWSVDGRLCTERRRFDGDRATVRAATVFHALQTLVALIQRQDAP; from the coding sequence ATGGAACAAGAACACGACACGCCCGCGCTGGTGCTGCGGCTGGCCGAGCTGCTGCAGCAAAAGCGCTGGATGCTCGCCACCGCGGAGAGCTGCACCGGCGGCCTGATCGCGGGTGCCTGCACCGATCTGGCCGGTTCCAGCGCCTGGTTCGAGCGTGGCTTCGTCAGCTATTCGAACGAGGCCAAGAGCGAGCTGCTCGGCGTCGACGCGGCCTTGATCGCGGCGCACGGCGCGGTCAGCGAAGCGGTCGCGCGGGCCATGGCCGCGGGCGCGATCGCGCACTCGAAGGCGCAGGTCGCGCTCGCGGTCACCGGCGTCGCCGGCCCGAGCGGCGGCACGGCCGACAAGCCGGTCGGCACGGTGTGGTTCGGCTGGTCGGTCGACGGGCGCCTGTGCACCGAACGCCGCCGCTTCGACGGTGACCGCGCCACCGTGCGCGCGGCCACCGTGTTCCATGCGCTGCAGACGCTGGTCGCGCTGATTCAACGCCAGGATGCCCCATGA
- a CDS encoding LysR family transcriptional regulator, whose protein sequence is METASRDIRYFIAVAQAGSLTAAAQTCCVTEATLSKSVARLEEAVGLVLFERSKNGMLLTPAGKAIHGDAMKIMLAHEDLAGRASNLRQGHAGLLRVGATKPIFDDVLVNCLFRMVDRFPDIQLNFTLDIGAELIALLQQGHLDIVFSPLYSVSGAEVDIVPIGSDELSIVARKHHPIFNLTPTPKDLLRYGWILPRQNARATMWLNERFISCGLAPPRPSIEIDYVGNSIHRLVETTDLLLLRVGARNYPGKDQLLFSVHLPEFEFERPAYAIVRAGSYWSPGRQFMRDTVLSHFSQSNCAPAAGP, encoded by the coding sequence GTGGAAACCGCATCCCGGGATATCCGGTATTTCATCGCCGTTGCCCAGGCGGGAAGCCTGACCGCCGCGGCGCAGACCTGCTGCGTCACCGAGGCCACGCTGTCCAAATCCGTGGCTCGCCTGGAAGAGGCGGTCGGCCTGGTCCTGTTCGAGCGCAGCAAGAACGGCATGCTGCTCACGCCCGCAGGCAAGGCCATCCATGGCGATGCCATGAAGATCATGCTCGCGCACGAGGATCTGGCGGGCAGGGCATCGAATCTTCGACAGGGCCATGCGGGGTTGCTGCGGGTCGGCGCCACCAAGCCCATCTTCGATGATGTGCTGGTCAATTGCCTGTTCAGGATGGTGGACAGGTTTCCGGACATTCAGCTGAACTTCACGCTGGACATCGGCGCCGAGCTGATCGCGCTGCTGCAGCAAGGGCATCTGGACATCGTGTTTTCTCCGCTCTACAGCGTGTCCGGCGCGGAGGTGGACATCGTGCCGATCGGCAGCGACGAGCTGTCCATCGTGGCCCGCAAGCACCACCCGATCTTCAACCTGACGCCGACGCCGAAGGATCTGCTGCGCTACGGATGGATTCTTCCGCGCCAGAATGCCCGCGCGACGATGTGGCTGAACGAGCGCTTCATTTCATGCGGCCTGGCACCGCCGCGGCCCAGCATCGAAATCGACTATGTCGGGAATTCGATCCATCGGCTCGTCGAGACCACCGACTTGCTGCTGCTGCGCGTCGGCGCGCGCAACTATCCGGGCAAGGACCAGCTGCTTTTCAGCGTGCATCTGCCGGAGTTCGAATTCGAGCGCCCCGCCTATGCGATCGTGCGTGCCGGCTCCTATTGGAGTCCGGGGCGTCAATTCATGCGCGACACGGTGTTGTCCCACTTCTCGCAGTCAAACTGCGCGCCGGCGGCCGGGCCTTAG
- a CDS encoding thiolase family protein: protein MSNVFVLGLATHPPAARLAHLRLEEIAYYTAKAALADAGVTRRQLDSVTLASSDELDGRPISSMLMSAAAGGYETDEIKIADSGASAMCMAYARFLSGESELGLVSSWCKSSKTDVDAISRFGADPFFYRPLGIDRLVTDAVLAQCLSEEFAIDANEVAARVRNGYLRGARNPRGMRHEVPSLEHIQASPYESTPLRRLHRAPLTDGAVSLVLASADYVRARGIRPLAELTGIGWATDAYQMGAARLRRMDSARKAADMALKAAGLKSFDDLDVVELECQTGFHEAALVRALGIDKEEALCPSGGVYAQNPLFCTGLVNAAEAVLQVCGRAGPVQRPNVRRAAAHGCHGFAQQGNTVMVFQSVEAMQ from the coding sequence TTGAGCAACGTTTTCGTTCTCGGCCTCGCGACCCACCCGCCCGCGGCAAGACTGGCGCATCTGCGCCTGGAGGAGATCGCCTACTACACGGCGAAGGCGGCGCTCGCCGATGCCGGCGTGACGCGGCGGCAACTCGACAGCGTCACGCTGGCGTCCTCCGATGAACTGGACGGGCGACCGATCTCCAGCATGCTGATGAGTGCCGCGGCCGGAGGCTACGAGACCGACGAGATCAAGATCGCCGACTCGGGCGCGAGTGCCATGTGCATGGCCTACGCGCGATTCCTGTCCGGCGAATCCGAACTGGGCCTGGTGTCGAGCTGGTGCAAGAGTTCGAAGACGGACGTCGACGCGATCTCCCGCTTCGGCGCCGATCCGTTCTTCTACCGCCCGCTCGGCATCGACCGCCTGGTGACCGACGCGGTGCTGGCCCAGTGCCTCAGCGAGGAGTTCGCCATCGATGCGAACGAGGTCGCAGCGCGCGTTCGCAACGGCTACCTGCGCGGCGCGCGCAATCCGCGCGGCATGCGGCACGAGGTGCCGAGCCTCGAGCACATCCAGGCTTCGCCCTACGAATCCACGCCGCTGCGCAGGCTGCACCGGGCACCGCTCACCGACGGCGCTGTGTCGCTCGTGCTGGCATCGGCCGATTACGTGCGGGCCCGCGGCATCCGGCCGCTGGCAGAGCTGACGGGCATCGGCTGGGCCACGGATGCCTATCAGATGGGCGCCGCGCGGCTGCGCCGGATGGATTCGGCGCGCAAGGCCGCCGACATGGCGCTGAAGGCGGCCGGCCTGAAGTCCTTCGATGATCTGGATGTCGTCGAACTGGAATGCCAGACCGGCTTTCACGAAGCCGCGCTGGTGCGGGCGCTCGGCATCGACAAAGAAGAAGCACTGTGCCCGTCGGGCGGCGTGTACGCCCAGAATCCGCTGTTCTGCACCGGCCTCGTCAACGCGGCCGAGGCAGTCCTCCAGGTGTGCGGCCGCGCGGGTCCGGTGCAGCGGCCGAACGTGCGACGGGCCGCGGCCCATGGATGCCACGGCTTCGCGCAGCAGGGCAACACGGTGATGGTCTTCCAGAGCGTGGAGGCGATGCAATGA
- a CDS encoding Bug family tripartite tricarboxylate transporter substrate binding protein, with the protein MSRWLISIGLMLASCLAAAQGYPEHPIRMIVPSTPGGGTDFVGRLMASRLQTLNSWTLIVDNRPGAGTALGMAEAARAPGKGYDLVVGQSDNITLAPLLTKVTYNPVKDVIPVALVGRVPIVLLVNENARWKNIREFLDDAKSRPGAINYGSSGIGGSVHMGFEMLQQATGVKLHHIPYKGGPQAMVDLMGGQLDMAGASVTAATTLIKSGKLRALAVTSGARNAALPDVPTVAESGYPGFDLDIYYGIFAPSNTPASIVARLNNDFNRILAQDEVKSSLQAQGFFVDPLSPGDFSSLVRADIKKSKDVIAAAHIKVDQD; encoded by the coding sequence ATGTCCAGATGGCTGATATCGATAGGCCTCATGCTCGCGAGCTGCCTGGCGGCGGCCCAGGGTTATCCGGAGCACCCGATCCGGATGATCGTGCCCTCGACACCGGGCGGCGGCACCGACTTCGTCGGGCGGCTCATGGCCTCCAGGCTGCAGACCCTGAATTCGTGGACCCTGATCGTCGACAACCGGCCGGGCGCCGGCACCGCGCTCGGCATGGCAGAGGCTGCACGCGCGCCAGGCAAAGGCTATGACCTGGTCGTCGGCCAATCGGACAACATCACGCTGGCGCCGCTGCTGACCAAGGTCACCTACAACCCGGTCAAGGACGTGATCCCGGTCGCTCTGGTGGGCCGGGTTCCGATCGTGCTGCTGGTCAACGAGAACGCGCGATGGAAGAACATTCGCGAGTTCCTGGACGATGCGAAATCTCGTCCTGGTGCGATCAACTACGGCTCGTCCGGCATCGGCGGCTCGGTGCACATGGGATTCGAGATGCTGCAGCAGGCCACCGGCGTCAAGCTGCACCACATTCCCTACAAGGGCGGCCCGCAGGCGATGGTCGACCTGATGGGCGGCCAGCTCGACATGGCCGGCGCCTCCGTCACGGCAGCCACCACCTTGATCAAGTCGGGCAAGCTCAGGGCGCTGGCGGTGACATCCGGCGCGCGCAATGCGGCGCTTCCGGACGTGCCGACGGTGGCCGAGTCCGGCTATCCGGGCTTCGACCTGGATATCTACTACGGCATCTTTGCGCCCTCCAACACGCCGGCCAGCATCGTGGCGAGGCTCAACAACGACTTCAACCGGATCCTCGCGCAGGACGAGGTGAAGTCCTCGCTTCAGGCGCAGGGCTTTTTCGTCGATCCGCTCTCGCCCGGTGATTTTTCGAGTCTGGTGCGCGCGGACATCAAGAAATCGAAGGACGTCATCGCGGCCGCACACATCAAGGTGGATCAGGACTGA
- a CDS encoding mandelate racemase/muconate lactonizing enzyme family protein: MKIERIEVFGVAIPLFEPRTVSYTRHAVQRSAIVRIRTDDGTVGLGNVDPFPGYSAHSVDETIEALTARIGPLVMGHDPRDLNALIDRLDSKIGGFLDAQAAIEMACIDLAARASNMPVHRYLGGALRPAFRLNGWIGMVSPQEAAVQAAGWKERNFRSLKIKAGSGVEADVERIKAVRETVGSDFGLRVDANSAYSTDDAIALSRRIAPLSIELLEQPVHEDDLEGMARVRKEGGGVPVMADESVRDGRSIIDILKADAADLVKVKVMKQGGIVRTRQVLAICEAAGIRCVIGHGFGLAINTAAEVSVAAVTRNIVDGLECVGALNVSDDIVEKTLRSQGGQIDLPDGPGFGLSLDMTKIQKYRFN, encoded by the coding sequence ATGAAGATCGAGCGAATCGAAGTCTTCGGCGTCGCGATACCGCTGTTCGAGCCGAGGACGGTTTCCTATACGCGCCATGCCGTGCAGAGAAGCGCCATCGTGCGCATCCGCACCGACGACGGCACGGTCGGGCTCGGAAACGTCGACCCTTTTCCCGGCTACTCCGCGCATTCCGTCGACGAGACCATCGAAGCATTGACGGCCCGGATCGGGCCACTCGTCATGGGGCATGACCCGCGCGACCTCAACGCGCTGATCGACCGCCTGGATTCGAAGATCGGCGGCTTTCTCGATGCCCAGGCCGCAATCGAGATGGCGTGCATCGACCTCGCCGCGCGCGCATCGAACATGCCGGTGCATCGGTATCTGGGCGGTGCGCTCAGGCCGGCGTTTCGCCTGAACGGATGGATTGGCATGGTTTCTCCCCAGGAGGCCGCCGTCCAGGCCGCCGGATGGAAGGAAAGAAATTTCCGCTCGCTCAAGATCAAGGCCGGAAGCGGCGTCGAGGCGGACGTCGAAAGAATCAAGGCGGTGCGCGAGACCGTCGGCAGCGACTTCGGCTTGCGGGTCGATGCCAATTCCGCCTATTCCACGGATGATGCGATCGCCCTTTCGCGCCGGATCGCGCCCCTGTCCATCGAGCTTCTCGAACAGCCCGTCCATGAGGACGATCTGGAAGGCATGGCCCGCGTCAGGAAGGAGGGCGGCGGCGTGCCGGTGATGGCGGACGAGTCGGTGCGCGATGGGCGCAGCATCATCGACATCCTCAAGGCGGACGCGGCGGACCTGGTCAAGGTCAAGGTCATGAAGCAAGGCGGAATCGTGCGCACCCGCCAGGTCCTTGCGATCTGCGAAGCGGCCGGCATTCGGTGCGTGATCGGGCACGGATTCGGCCTGGCCATCAATACGGCGGCCGAAGTGTCCGTTGCCGCGGTCACCCGCAACATCGTCGACGGGCTCGAATGTGTAGGCGCGCTCAATGTCTCCGATGACATCGTCGAGAAGACCCTCAGGTCGCAGGGCGGACAGATCGATCTTCCGGACGGACCTGGCTTCGGCTTGTCGCTCGATATGACCAAGATTCAAAAGTACAGATTCAACTGA
- a CDS encoding phenylacetate--CoA ligase family protein has protein sequence MSLDPKMEHVELQEDAFSDIEQLSREQLRELQWTRLQRQVAYNFRNSPYYRRSMEAVGMRPEDLKSWEDHARVPSMDKHDHRAAQEESLARFGHPFGMLVCKPLEALVMLSGTSGTTGLPTFYTVTARDLTLYSRLMARKLRRIGLRPGDRVLHGFSLSMMVGGQPLLQTLMNYGACVVPIGAEVGSRRLLEFAKLVKPRAMVCTPSYAEYLAENCMEVLGRPIKDLGLELLMCGGEPGAGLPTVRARIEGAYGARLHDYTGVIHTFHGISCGAPDAWMHFTSEDYCVLELRDPDTRKPIPVQDGAIGEMLYTELGIEATPLMRYALGDVISISTRPCSCCGWRGISFKILGRADDMLIVKGVNVYPAAIRTVVASLTPRTTGQIRIQLDQPGHKVTPPLRLVVEHGEGVSEDQLPALKTELEALLHDQVKVRPDIRLVAPGSLARTHHKTKIIEVLAQD, from the coding sequence ATGAGCCTGGATCCCAAGATGGAACACGTCGAACTGCAGGAAGACGCCTTTTCCGACATCGAACAGCTGTCGCGCGAACAACTGCGCGAGTTGCAGTGGACCCGGCTTCAGCGCCAGGTGGCCTACAACTTCCGGAATTCGCCCTACTACCGGCGATCGATGGAAGCCGTGGGCATGCGCCCCGAGGACCTGAAATCCTGGGAAGACCATGCGCGCGTGCCGTCGATGGACAAGCATGACCACCGTGCCGCGCAAGAGGAATCGCTGGCGCGTTTCGGGCATCCTTTCGGCATGCTGGTCTGCAAGCCGCTCGAAGCCCTGGTCATGTTGTCGGGCACCTCGGGCACGACGGGGCTGCCGACCTTCTACACGGTGACCGCGCGCGACCTGACGCTCTACAGCAGGCTCATGGCGCGCAAGCTCCGGCGCATCGGACTTCGTCCCGGCGACCGCGTGCTGCACGGCTTCTCCTTGAGCATGATGGTCGGCGGCCAGCCGCTGCTGCAGACGCTGATGAATTACGGCGCCTGCGTGGTGCCGATCGGCGCCGAGGTCGGCAGCCGGCGTCTGCTGGAATTCGCCAAGCTGGTCAAGCCGCGCGCCATGGTCTGCACGCCTTCCTACGCGGAATACCTGGCGGAGAACTGCATGGAGGTTCTCGGGCGTCCGATCAAGGACCTGGGCCTGGAGCTGCTGATGTGCGGCGGCGAACCCGGTGCCGGCCTGCCGACGGTCCGGGCCAGGATCGAAGGCGCGTACGGCGCGCGACTGCACGACTACACGGGCGTGATTCACACCTTCCACGGAATCAGCTGCGGCGCTCCCGATGCCTGGATGCACTTCACCTCCGAAGACTACTGCGTGCTCGAACTGCGCGACCCGGACACCAGGAAGCCGATCCCGGTGCAGGACGGCGCCATCGGCGAAATGCTCTACACCGAGCTCGGCATCGAGGCCACGCCCTTGATGCGCTATGCACTGGGGGACGTGATCTCGATATCGACCCGACCCTGCAGCTGCTGCGGCTGGCGTGGCATCAGCTTCAAGATCCTGGGACGCGCGGACGACATGCTGATCGTCAAGGGCGTCAACGTCTATCCGGCAGCGATCCGTACCGTCGTCGCCAGCCTGACGCCGCGCACCACCGGGCAGATCCGCATCCAGCTCGACCAGCCCGGGCACAAGGTCACGCCGCCGCTCAGGTTGGTGGTCGAACATGGCGAAGGCGTATCGGAAGATCAGTTGCCGGCGCTCAAGACGGAACTCGAGGCGCTGCTGCACGACCAGGTGAAGGTGCGCCCCGACATCCGCCTGGTGGCGCCCGGGAGTCTGGCGCGGACCCACCACAAGACCAAGATCATCGAAGTGCTCGCGCAGGACTGA
- a CDS encoding nuclear transport factor 2 family protein: protein MKNEDTIRRFYDAFAKLDADTMAACYAPEASFDDEAFSLRGRREIGGMWKMLCEGTRAKGADVWQLRYRDVQADATGGQAHWDAHYRFSATGRIVDNAIDARMHFTPEGLIATHRDRFDFWRWSRQALGLPGLLLGWSPMLKKKVRATAAANLATYLARNP, encoded by the coding sequence ATGAAGAACGAAGACACCATCCGCCGCTTCTACGATGCCTTCGCGAAGCTCGATGCCGACACGATGGCGGCCTGCTATGCGCCGGAGGCCAGCTTCGACGACGAGGCCTTCTCGCTGCGCGGCCGGCGCGAGATCGGCGGCATGTGGAAGATGCTGTGCGAAGGCACGCGCGCCAAGGGCGCCGATGTCTGGCAGCTGCGCTACCGCGACGTGCAGGCCGACGCCACCGGCGGCCAGGCCCACTGGGACGCGCACTACCGCTTCAGCGCCACCGGCCGCATCGTCGACAACGCGATCGATGCGCGCATGCACTTCACACCCGAAGGATTGATCGCGACGCACCGCGACCGTTTCGATTTCTGGCGCTGGTCGCGCCAGGCGCTCGGCCTGCCCGGGCTGCTGCTGGGCTGGTCGCCGATGCTGAAGAAGAAGGTGCGCGCCACGGCGGCCGCCAACCTCGCCACGTACCTCGCCCGCAATCCCTGA
- a CDS encoding Zn-ribbon domain-containing OB-fold protein, protein MNEATSLVVTDHIELRYDYALGEVAGTFMEGLKQGKILASYCSKSGLTYLPPRSYCERSFQPCDGWTEAGLEGTIEAATIVVRGFEGKRKTPVAIAFVRLDGVDSAIANFVDGLDLSDCDVAMKALAPGKRVAVVFAEHRQGRITDFSFKCIGQDS, encoded by the coding sequence ATGAATGAGGCAACATCGCTCGTCGTCACGGACCACATCGAGCTGCGCTACGACTACGCGCTGGGCGAGGTCGCCGGAACCTTCATGGAAGGACTGAAGCAGGGAAAGATCCTCGCGAGCTACTGCTCGAAGTCCGGCTTGACCTACCTGCCGCCGCGCAGCTATTGCGAGCGCTCGTTTCAGCCATGCGACGGCTGGACCGAGGCCGGCCTGGAGGGAACGATCGAAGCGGCAACGATCGTGGTGCGCGGCTTCGAGGGCAAGCGAAAGACGCCGGTGGCCATCGCATTCGTCCGCCTGGATGGCGTCGACTCGGCCATCGCCAACTTCGTGGATGGGCTGGACCTGTCCGACTGCGATGTTGCGATGAAGGCGCTCGCGCCCGGAAAGCGTGTCGCCGTCGTGTTCGCCGAGCACCGGCAGGGAAGGATCACCGATTTTTCGTTCAAGTGCATCGGTCAGGATTCGTGA